The genomic window ACAACTTTTTGTAATCAGATTTAACGAGAAAAAATGGGAAACTAAATGTACGTAACAAAATATCTTCGAAATAACCTAGAATTTTGGGTGATAACCCTAGTGATCCAAGAGGTGCAAgctgaaacaacaaccatttgtCAACAAGTTTTGGTCCTTGAGAACCTATCTTTGTTTCACTAGGGTTTTTGTTACAGAACAGGCGAAAAACGTAGTTGAATGACATGGTATCGCTCAGGGTGTTAAAATAAGCTTCTTTTTTGGTAGAAATCTGAGCTTCAAGCTCGTTAAAAAGCTCTGACAAGCCTATTTGAAAGAATGGTATGAACTTATGATGACGGGCTGCGAGAGTAGATAAAAAGAAGGACTTTAAAGATGTATGCTTTGGCTCGGAAGGATCGAGGTAGGCACATACACGATGGCCACCGGTGTAGGCCAGGGAAGGCAAGAAAGTACCGTCAAGAACATCACGTTTTTCGACTTTCGAAGCGTCAAAAAGGACAGAGAAGGAGATAGCATCGAGAAGACAAATAACGTGAGAGCAAGAGGCAATTGGAGGTCCGGGAGGCATATTAGTTTTGAAGACCGTGGATTGGTATTTTTGGATTCGATTCGCAAAGAACTTGTCCCTGCCTTCATTGTAAAAGTATGCTAATCGATCTCGAATTGGACCGAAGAAATGAAGGCCATAGTCACCGGGAATTGGTTTCACCGGCAGCTTTGTCGACGgcagtgaagaagaagaagaagaagaagaagacattGTTTATGGGCTTAAACGAGGCAAATGAATAATTTGGAGAAGGACGCCTATGATAGCATATATAGGAATTGGAAAATGATTTACACGTTCCAGAAATCTAAAACTAAAGTGTGAATGGTACTAATGAATAAAAGTACCCCTACCATTGTTTATGCACGCTCGAGAATGACAGCATTTGTTTTTTGCTATGGATTATGTATTTGCATTACCCAAATTATTCAACCGCTTTAACTGTTATAAATTCAACACATTTCATTAACAATTGAGATAAAAATCacaatgtaaatataaaaaactaataataaagaTTACCCGTTTTTAAATTCTTCAAACAAAATCAAGAGATTAACAAGTATATAGCTATAAATTTTAATGCAAATGAAGCACTTCGGGCTTTATGACTGATTCAATttacttcttttaaaataaaattttaatttaactaagaaaaaaaagtaaTCGGTAGTCATTGTAATGGACTTTAAATTTAACTAAGAATTTTAACAATATTgacaatttttaaaagtttacttTAATATTGTAATCAGAACAAAGCATTTAGACTAACCAACAatattaaaaaggttaaaataccaaattatgtcaaaaattaaagtataaagccaaatatatatatatatgggactaaaattgaaaattgattattatatAATCTCAAATAAATGTAAAAGGCTATGCATTTTGGACACGTATGCATCAAGATTTTAATTATTAGGTACTCTTTATGTCCGTTTTACAATCCATGTGTGGGGTTTGTGGCTGGCCCTCCAGCAATGTCGTCTTCAAGGTTTAAACTTGTGTTCTCCCTTAAGTGTGCAATGTGTCTTGCCACTGGATTCAACACTTGTTGGTCGCCCAATTGTAAAAAATCTCAGAATTTTTAAAGTGAAATGGTCTATCAAATTTCTCAATCAAGAAAACAAATACCTAAATTGGTTAATCTTAATAACCCTAATCTCTTaatttctatttcaatttttttctccaaaaaatttaaaattgaaattaatgatTATCCCTTTTTTAAACTCTAAGACTAATTCTAcgatgaaaagaagaaaaaaaaagaaaatattaggcggtgttgtttttattttaatgaggTAAGTTAAATACAATATCTAGagcttaaaataatttattttgatctaATGGTTAAAGTCATTTTGATTCTCATGGTtctcaatttaaaaattcacactataattatcacaattttcttttaatcctttttgccgaaattttaaagtttaatttataaGATTtctaaatgtatttaaaataatttactatcataatacattttattaataaatataattaatttataaaaaaataatatattaaaataatataataaaatatataattttaatctaATGATAAATTTGTTAATACATGTTCTTTTTAAGTTATGTGGTGTCTGACAATGTCCTCACACTTATTGCGTCTATCTTACCACCATCTGCTGAGGCTAGACCGAATCAATTAGCTTGGAAATGGATGGCAAAAGATAATTTTTCCAGTTTTGAGACTTACAGGAATCTTCATCAGTTCTGAGTCTTCTAAAATTTGGAACTTGATTTGGTAGTCTAAAGCTCCTCAAAGGGTGCGGGTCTTTATATGGCTTTTATGGCAGAACAAATTAATGACAAATGAAGAGAGGGAGGGGAGGCATATGTCTAACGAGAGACATTTTATGAGGTGCGACAATGTTTTAGAATCGAGTTTGCATGCTATTCGGGATTGTTCGTTCTCAAaatttatttggtgaaaagtagTCTCGCATTATACGCATGGTATGTTTTTCTCTAAGTCACTTCAAGTATGGCTAGTTTGGAATCTACGGGATGAAGGGAAGTGCCACAGAGATGATCTTGCTTGGCAAACTTTGTTATCCATTTTATGTTGGTTATTATGGAAGAATCGTATGCTAGACCTAGTGGATACAGGGTTTACTTGGGCAAGAAGTTATAATCAAACTGGTTCAAAATTGGTTACTTCAAATACATTGGTTACGAGGTCCCATTGGTCGCCACCAGAGAGAGGATGGATGGAACTTAACATAGATGCGACTGTGTCAAGAAATGGTTTGCCTACATTGATAGGAGGAGTGATTAGAGATGTTGGTGCTATTTAGGTATGTGGTTTTCAAATCGGCTTAATTGATGTGCTTCGATTGGTCGTAAGTACGTCGGAATAGTCTTCCAGGTGTGTTTCTTAAGCACATGTAATTAGAGGTTAATTTGCTATTGAATTTCGTGTTTTGCAGCAGATTTTGGGGTGGTTTAtgaaccacacaggcgtgtgccgcACATAAGCTGAAACGCCCCAAAATTTGGGTTTTCATGTTAAGTTGTGTCAATGAATGTATGTCTGCTTCTGTGGTTGTGTGTTCTatttacttacttattatttGAGGTTTGAGTCGCATTAATTTTGGAAtttgttaatttctttatttGAACCTTTTACTTCTTTAAAGTTTAATTCTATGTCTTTTGTATCAAGAATGAGTATGTTGGTTCATTGGTTAAACATCTGCCTATTGTTTGGTCTCGTGTTCGAGTCTTTGCGTAAGCGAAGCGACAATATGTTTTTGGTTACTTTGTAGGATTAGTTAGTTGTTTTTTTTTAGATAATCTATTTATTCTTTTAACGTAACTCTCTCTTCTTCCCTCATttccttttcttctattttattttatttttatttcttcttcttctcaaatATTAGTCACTTAATTCCCAAATTTTGTTGGTCAATTTTCCTGATGTATTCGTAAGAGTTccatttttaattattctttcactGGAAGTCAATTTGATAAGTTTCGTGTTAAAATTCTGTTAACACTCGTTGtcgtttgtttttttattattttttgtcaaaGTTGGTTTCCTGAGTAAATTGCTCGATTTCTCTGTCTAAACATTCAATTGATGTTCGTTAGGAGAAGGTCCCGAGGAAACCTGTTCCCCAAACATTTAGGCTTGTGAATTTTCTCTATCATGCGAAGGTAATGGTTGTTTTGAGTTGAGGTTTGCTTGAGGTTTTCATCGAGGTTTTTGACATGTTTGGTTGATTGTTTAATTAGTCATGCAAATTCAATTAAGTTATATAACTAGacaatttttggctatttttaggTTTTGGAGTGTCTCTATTACTTCTACGTTCAATCTGCACAGGTGGGTATCGAAACCCCTCTTTTTCTGCATTTTTCTTCACGAAAATTGGGACTATCGACGGCATAcgaatggccacacgggcgtgtgtgctgGCCATGTGGtggaccgtgtaactctctgattttGGATTTggaaacacacgggcgtgtgagaggCCGTGTGTGGAAAATGAGATACAAGATTCATACGAGTGAGACAAATGGGTGTATGAGAGGTCGTGTGTGGAAAATGAGATACAAGAATCATACGGGTGAGACAGaagggcgtgtgtccaggccgtgtaactcaccaAGTTCGTATTAGAGGCACACGGACAAGACACACCGGCATGTGTCCAAGCCATGTGACTCACTGAGTTTATATTTGAGACACACGGgcaaggcacatgggcatgtgccaagCCGTATAGGCGTGTGAGCTTAAATTCTAAATTCTGTTAGTGTGGTAGTTAACGTGCAAGACAGAGGTAAACTGTCATATGAATTGAACCGAGTTGTATAAACTTATTTATCATGAATGTTAGATAATCTTAGACATTGGAATAAGATAGATATTACTGATATTGGCATTTAGTTATATTAAAATGTGTGACTGTAATCGCAACTGAGGAGAAGTAACTCtactttgagttttttttactAACTTGAGGAGTAGACTCTGTTGTAGATCATGCATCAATCTAAAATTCTACCTACTTTATTGGAAAAacctttaagagataagttaggtagcataacaatttcataaaaaataacatctttgctaatcacaacttttctatttttaggacatTATAATTTATACCCTTTAACATCAGCCTTATAACTAagaaaaaacacatttaatagatctaggctccaatttcccattatcaacatgagcatatgcaggacacccaaaaatcttcaaATCAGAATAACCAGCAGGATTACTAAACCATACATCTTGTGGAgtttctcaatggcaatggacAGAAATCGGTTAATCAAAAAAATGTAGTAGAGGTCACTTCAGCCCAAAATAACTTCAGTAAACAAGCAttcgacaacatacatcgaacatTTTCCATAATTGTTCTAATCATTTGTTCTACAATGTCATTTGGCTATGGAATATGATGAACTGTCAAGTGTTTCACGATTCCTTCTAATTTGCACAATTCTTTAAACTTATCAAAACAAAATTTCAAGCCATTATCTATGCGGAGATGTTTTTATCTGTTTTCCTGTCTACTtctcaatcatagttttccaagcctTAAATGTGGAAAACACATCATTTTTCTACTTCAAGAAGAATAcctaaacttttctggaaaatcaTTAATGAtcattagcatataattagcgTCACCCTTCGAAGGCACTCTTAATGGTCCCCAaagatcaaaataattataatacaacattcccttcgtgttatggattcctctagtgaatcgaactctcttttgcttcccaaaaatgcgGTGCTTACAAAGCTTCAGTTTGCTAATGCCTTGTCCATCAAGAtg from Gossypium hirsutum isolate 1008001.06 chromosome D12, Gossypium_hirsutum_v2.1, whole genome shotgun sequence includes these protein-coding regions:
- the LOC107945182 gene encoding allene oxide synthase 3 → MSSSSSSSSSLPSTKLPVKPIPGDYGLHFFGPIRDRLAYFYNEGRDKFFANRIQKYQSTVFKTNMPPGPPIASCSHVICLLDAISFSVLFDASKVEKRDVLDGTFLPSLAYTGGHRVCAYLDPSEPKHTSLKSFFLSTLAARHHKFIPFFQIGLSELFNELEAQISTKKEAYFNTLSDTMSFNYVFRLFCNKNPSETKIGSQGPKLVDKWLLFQLAPLGSLGLSPKILGYFEDILLRTFSFPFFLVKSDYKKLYDVFYEFGSSVLDEAENEFGIERDEACHNLIFLAGFNAYGGMKVLFPGLIKWVALAGQTLHRRLADEIRAVIKAEGGVTLSALNKMVLAKSVIYEYLRIDPPVPFQYGKAKVDLVVESHDVAFEIKKGEMIFGYQPFATKDPKIFVNPEEFVADRFVGEEGEKLLKYVYWSNERETEDSTAENKACAGKNLVVLLCRVLLVEFFLRYDTFQVEASTFMFAPSVTFKSLTKASSST